The DNA sequence TTGAAAAAGAAATTGAAAAATACTTTAACGGGAATAAGTCTCTTTCGGTCAATCAATATGGAGAGTATCTTATCCGTTTGCTACAGCAGGAGGCCGAGTAGATGAATTAGGCGGACTTCTTTGCTGTCAGCTTATGAAAAGTAATTTCCGGACGGGATTTTACTCGAATGTTAAATCCCGTTTGACCAAGGCCTTCACTAATGTAGAAGGCCCTTTTTTTATGGAAATGCAACCCTTTAATAATATTTCTTCTTGCCAATTTCCCCATTTTGATCAGGTGGTAGGGCTTTGGCCAATATATTTGTCCTCCATGGAAATGGCCGGACAACAGATAGTCAAAGTGATAATCATCCATGTGGAGGACCACATTGGGGTCATGGGTAAGGACAATTCGGATGCCGTCTCCTACTCCTTCAAAGGATTTATTCAAGTCGCTTTTCCCGTTGCTAAAGTTATCAATCCCAATAATTTCAATGGATTGACCATTGATTTGAATAGAGCGGGATTCGTTTTGAAGAACATGGCATCCTTTTTCAATTAAAGAATCCTTCAGACGCGAGAAATGATGCTTTCTGAGGATATAATCATGATTGCCAAATACAACATAAATTCCATAGGAAGGATTTAGCTTTTTTAATACATCCACATACGTCAAAAACTTGTCAATATTCTTAGCACGGTCAAGATAATCTCCGGTTAACGCAATCAAATCAATGGGCTTATTCTTTACCTGTTCATAAAGATGTTCAGGGGATATGGATATATTTTCCATATGAAGATCCGATAAATGGAGGATGTGAAGATCTTTATCCATCATCCCATCCTTGGGCTGTACCGTTAAGGAGATGTTGTTGACCTGCATGTGATAGGTATTTTTGTGAGCGAAATAAATCAAAATGGCAAGGGTAATCATCAGAATGATCCATAACATGAGATATCACTCTTTCTAAACATAAAATATACACTTCATTATTATACTTGATAAACATTATATACACCATGTCAATAATTCCCTCAAACAAGCTGTCATGATCATGTTACAATAAAGAAACAAAAAATCAGAAGATTAAGAAGGAAATTAAAATTTCGTGTAGAATATAAGGAAAAATGTTATGTAACAGAAGGAATTGTCATGGATTCTGTTATATTTTGAGAAAAATGTGGAGGGATATGGATGCAGAGAAATGTACAAGAGATCCAAATGTTAGACCCCAATGCCAATTTGAAGGACTATGAAGAAGCTTGCCGCACAATGGATTGGGAAGAAGTGAACAAATATTTTTCCTGGTATGAGACGGGGAAAGTGAATATGGTTTTTGAAGCGATTGACCGTCATTGTGAACAGGGAAGGGGACAGGATACCGCATTACTCTTTACCGATGGAATCAGGGATGAAAAATATACCTTTGAGGAAGTGAAAGCATTTTCTTGTAAATTTGCTCATGGGATTAAAGAGCTGGGCTTGCAAAAGGGGGATCGATTGTTTATTTTCATGCCCCGTAGTCCAGAACTGTATTTTGCTTTAATTGGTTCAGTCCGCGCAGGATTAATTGCTGGTCCTTTATTTGAAGCTTTTATGGAAGAAGCGGTAAAAGACAGGCTTCTGGACAGCGGAGCTGTTGCCGTCATCACCACGCCACAACTTCTCCATCGGATTCCTGTACAGAGTCTGCCAGATTTGACACATGTCATTCTGGTTGGGGCAGATGAGGCAACAGGGAAAAATCAGGTTCGTTATGAGGATTTAATGGCCAATGCTCCTGATGACTACATTATTGAATGGGTTGATCGGGAAGATGGAATGTTGCTTCATTATACCTCTGGTTCAACAGGTAAACCAAAGGGAGTATTGCAGGTACATGATGCCATGCGCCATCAATATATATCTGGAAAATGGGTTTATGATTTAAAGCCTGGGGATATCTACTGGTGTACAGCTGATCCTGGCTGGGTTACCGGTACATCTGCCGGGATGTGGGCTCCTTGGTTAAATGGAGCAACGGTTGTACTCAGAGGAGGCCGATTCAAGCCTGCTGATTGGTATGGGACCATCGAGAAATATAGGGTAAATGTATGGTTTAGTGCACCAACGGCATTCCGCATGCTGATGGGAGAAGGAAATGACCTTCCCAAACAATTTGATTTGACCAGTCTAAGACATATTTTGTCGGCAGGGGAACCTCTAAACCCTGAAGTAATTCGCTGGGGTTTGGATGTACTTGGACTCAGAATCCATGATAACTGGTGGATGACAGAAACGGGTTCCACTATTGCTGCCAACTTTCGCTGTTTGCCGATTCGTCCAGGTTCCATGGGGAAGCCTCTGCCTGGAATCAAAGTAGCCATTGTGGATAATGAAGGGAATGAATTGCCTCCGAATCACATGGGCAATTTGGCGATTATGCCGAAATGGCCTGCCATGATGAGAACAATTTGGAACAATGAAGCAAAATACAAGGAGTATTTTATTCATGGAGGTTGGTATATTTCCGGAGATTCCGCCTATATGGATGAAGACGGATACATTTGGTTTGAAGGGAGGGTAGATGATGTGATTAATACCGCC is a window from the Microaerobacter geothermalis genome containing:
- a CDS encoding metallophosphoesterase, with the translated sequence MLWIILMITLAILIYFAHKNTYHMQVNNISLTVQPKDGMMDKDLHILHLSDLHMENISISPEHLYEQVKNKPIDLIALTGDYLDRAKNIDKFLTYVDVLKKLNPSYGIYVVFGNHDYILRKHHFSRLKDSLIEKGCHVLQNESRSIQINGQSIEIIGIDNFSNGKSDLNKSFEGVGDGIRIVLTHDPNVVLHMDDYHFDYLLSGHFHGGQIYWPKPYHLIKMGKLARRNIIKGLHFHKKRAFYISEGLGQTGFNIRVKSRPEITFHKLTAKKSA
- the acsA gene encoding acetate--CoA ligase → MQRNVQEIQMLDPNANLKDYEEACRTMDWEEVNKYFSWYETGKVNMVFEAIDRHCEQGRGQDTALLFTDGIRDEKYTFEEVKAFSCKFAHGIKELGLQKGDRLFIFMPRSPELYFALIGSVRAGLIAGPLFEAFMEEAVKDRLLDSGAVAVITTPQLLHRIPVQSLPDLTHVILVGADEATGKNQVRYEDLMANAPDDYIIEWVDREDGMLLHYTSGSTGKPKGVLQVHDAMRHQYISGKWVYDLKPGDIYWCTADPGWVTGTSAGMWAPWLNGATVVLRGGRFKPADWYGTIEKYRVNVWFSAPTAFRMLMGEGNDLPKQFDLTSLRHILSAGEPLNPEVIRWGLDVLGLRIHDNWWMTETGSTIAANFRCLPIRPGSMGKPLPGIKVAIVDNEGNELPPNHMGNLAIMPKWPAMMRTIWNNEAKYKEYFIHGGWYISGDSAYMDEDGYIWFEGRVDDVINTAGERVGPFEVESKLVEHPAVAEAGVIGVPDPVRGEIIKAFITLRAGFDPSDELKEDIRKFVKERLAAHAAPRMIEFRDKMPKTRSGKIMRRVLKAWELGLPTGDLSTMED